The DNA region CGCCGAGGCTCGTGACGACGTGATGCTCAAAGAGGAGGTCGGACCCGACGACATCGCCGACGTGGTGTCGGCGTGGACCGGGATCCCGGCCGGCCGGATGCTCGAAGGCGAGTCGGCCAAGCTGCTGCGCATGGAAGACGAGCTGGGCAAGCGTGTGGTCGGCCAGCGGCGTGCGGTCACCGCGGTCTCCGATGCCGTCCGGCGCAGCCGCGCCGGGGTCGCCGACCCGAACCGACCGCTGGGCTCGTTCATGTTCCTCGGCCCTACCGGCGTCGGGAAGACCGAGCTGGCCAAGGCGCTGGCGGAGTTCCTGTTCGACGACGAGCGTGCGATGGTGCGCATCGACATGAGCGAGTACGGCGAGAAGCACTCGGTGGCCCGGCTGGTCGGTGCCCCTCCCGGCTACATCGGCTACGACCAGGGTGGTCAGCTGACCGAGGCGGTGCGGCGCCGTCCGTACTCGGTGATCCTGTTCGACGAGATCGAGAAGGCTCACCCCGATGTGTTCGACGTGCTGCTGCAGGTCCTCGACGAGGGCCGGCTCACCGACGGGCAGGGCCGCACGGTCGACTTCCGCAACACCATCCTGATCCTGACGTCCAACCTGGGCGCCGGAGGGACCGAGGAGATGGTGATGGCGGCGGTGCGTTCGGCCTTCAAGCCCGAGTTCATCAACCGCCTCGACGACGTCATCATCTTCGACGGGCTCAACCCCGAGGAACTGGTGTCGATCGTCGACATCCAGCTCCAGCAGCTGGCCAAGCGGTTGGCGCAGCGCCGGCTCACCCTGGAGGTGTCACTGCCGGCCAAGAAGTGGCTCGGTGAGCGCGGCTTCGACCCGCTCTACGGCGCCCGTCCGCTGCGTCGGCTCATCCAGCAGGCCATCGGCGACCAGCTGGCCAAGATGCTGCTGGCCGGCGACGTGCACGACGGTGACATCGTGCCGGTCAACGTCAGCCCGGACGGCGACAGCCTGGTTCTGGGCTGAGCGAGACCCCCGCCACAGCGGTTGTGGCGGGGGTACTTCGTCACCGACAGGGCGTCTAGCGCCTGTTCCGGCCCGAAATCGCGCGCTGAATGCACTGTCGACGCCAGGATCATCCCTCGTGACCCGGTTGTGATCTGTCCGAGTTCGGAGTGCGCCGCCCGCAGCGGATACTCTTGACCCAATGGTTCCGCTTTGGTTCACGCTGTCCGCACTCTGCTTCGTGGGTGCGGCGGTGTTGTTGTACGTCGATCACGACCGCCGCAGGGGTCTGGGCCGTCGGCGTAAGTCCTGGGCCAAGTCCCACGGCTTCGACTACGAGCAAGAATCCCTGGACATCCTCAAGCGCTGGAAGCGCGGCGTGATGTCGACGGTGGGCGATGTGCGGGCCCGCAACGTGGTGCTCGGCCAGATCCGCGGCGAGGCGGTGTTCATCTTCGACCTCGACGACGTGGCCACGATCATCGCGCTGCACCGCAAGGTCGGCACCAACGTGGTGGTCGACATGCGACTCAAGGGACTCAAGGAGCCTCGGGAGAGCGACATCTGGCTGCTCGGCGCCATCGGACCGCGGATGGTCTACTCCACCAACCTCGACGCCGCCCGCCGGGCCTGTGACCGCCGGATGGTGACGTTCGCCCACACCGCGCCCGACTGCGCCGAGATCATGTGGAACGAGCCGAACTGGACGCTGGTCAGCATGCCGATCACCAGCACCAGGGCCCAGTGGGACGAAGGCCTGCGCACCGTCCGTCAGTTCAACGATCTGTTGCGGGTGCTGCCTCCGGTTCCATCCACTTCCGGTCAGCCCGTCGCCCGCCGCAGCGGATCGCCCAGCCGTCCGTTGAGCCACGCCCCGGCCGGTCGAGGCGAGCCGCCTCCGCGGCCGGACATGCCGACCCGCGGCGAGATGCCCCCGCCGCGCAAGGACGCTGCTGGGCCGCCATCGAACTATGGGCCGCCGCGACCCGATGCCGGCCGCCGCGGCCCGCAGCCCCCGAGTGCGCCGCAGCCGCCCGGCGGGCGACAGTCGCCGAACTATCAGCGATAAGTATTCTGGCGGGCATGTCTCGCCCTGTAGCCCTGATCACCGGACCGACGGCCGGACTGGGGGAGGGCTTCGCCCGACGCTACGCCGCCGACGGCTATGACCTGGTGCTGGTCGCCCGCGACGCCGAACGCCTGGACCGGCTGGCCAGCGAACTGCGCGACCTGGTAGGGGTGCAGGTGGAGGTATTGCCTGCCGATCTGGCCGTCGAAGCGGACCGGCTGGCTGTGGCCGAACGGTTGCGTGCCGGAGTGCGGGTCCTGGTCAACAATGCCGGCTTCGGCACGTCCGGTGAGTTCTGGTCTTCAGACTTCGCGCAGCTGCGCAAGCAACTCGACGTCAACGTCACCGCGGTCATGCAACTCACCCACGCGGCGCTGCCCTCGATGCTGGCCGCCGGCGCCGGCACCGTGCTCAATGTCGCCAGCGTCGCCGGGCTGCTGCCCGGACGCGGTTCGACCTACTCGGCGTCCAAAGCATGGGTGGTGTCGTTCTCCGAGGGGCTGGCCAACGGGCTGTCCGGCACCGGCGTGGGGGTCCACGCGTTGTGTCCGGGCTTCGTGCACACCGAGTTTCACGAGCGTGCCGGCATCGACATGGCCGGCACCCCGTCGATGCTCTGGCTCGAGGTCGACGACGTGGTCCGCGACACGATGGCCGACGTCGCGAAGGGCAAAGTCGTGATCATCCCGGGCCTGCAGTACAAGGCGCTGACCACCGCCGGCCGGATGGTGCCGCGAAACCTGGTGCGCGCGTTGACGAAAGTCGTGGGCAAGGGCCGTGACCGAACCTGAGATCCGGTGCGGATAGTCGCAGTTCTGGCGGCGATGATGCTGGTGCTCGCCGCCTGCTCGAGTGACAACGCGTCGACGCAGGTCTACGGCGCCGACCGCGCGACCATCGGGGAGTCGCTGGCGATCCTGGGTTGGAACATGTCGATGGGCAACCTGCGCTTCGACGCCGACCACGTCCTCGTCGACGTCGAAGCCGCGCCGGCGCAGCAGGACGCCACGCCCGTGGCGGCCGAGGACCTTCGGTTCGGTCTGTACGGGGCGCTCGCCCACCCGATCGAAGCCCCGGCACTGCGTGGCTGCGACGACGTCGACAACCTCGACCTGCAACCGTTGACCGCGACGGCGCCGGACCGGATGGCCGGCACGGTGTGCCTGGGTCCGCTGCGCGACCGGTCCCAGTTGCGCGGCATCTACGTGTACTCACCGCGCGACCGGATCGCCGGCAGTACGGTCGCCTACCCGGCCGCCTTTCCGGTGGGCCTGCTGCCCACCGGCGACACCGACACCGGCCTGAACGTACACACCACCAGCCTGGACGCGTTCCGCGCCGACGGCGCCCGGATAGATCCGCCCGCGCTGGGCGACCCGGGTGCCTTCGAGGGCCAGGGCTACATGCTGATCGGTCTGCAGGCCGACGCGGAGGCCGCGCGCTACCGCGAGCAGGCCGCGCAACGCGGTGGGCCGCTGATGGTGCTGGCCGGACCGACACTGCCCGGCCGCGGACTCAGCCACGCCTGCAGCATCTACGGGGCGTCGGTGCTCGTGCTACCGGACGAATCGCGAGAGACTGTGCGCCTCAATGCATCTCTGTGCACTCAGGGTGAGATCAACAACGCGCTGCTGTATGCGACGGTGTCGGTGGCCGGCACCCGCGCCGCGCTGTGGACCGTCGATGAGCGACGCTGAACTACCCGGCCCCACCGAGTGGGGTGACGGCAACGGGGTCGGCCCCTGGCCGGGGCCGGCGCCCGATGATCCCCGGCTGGATCCAGAACTGCTGCGCGACGGGGACTCCCGCAACGTCGTCGACGCCTACCGGTACTGGACCCGGGAGGCCATCGTCGCCGACATCGACCACCGCCGGCATCGGCTGCACGTGGCCATCGAGAACTTCGGCAACGACGCCAACATCGGTGGTGTGGTCCGCGCGGCCAACGCATTCGCCGTGCATACCGTACACATCGTGGGCCGCCGCCGATGGAATCGTCGCGGTGCCATGGTGACTGACCGCTACCAGCGACTGCGGCACCATGACAGCACCGCCGAACTGCTCGCATTCGCCGCGCAGGAGGGACTGACCGTGGTCGCGGTGGACAATGTGCCCGGTGCGGCGCGGCTGGAGCAGACCGCGTTACCGCGAGACTGTCTCCTGATCTTCGGTCAGGAAGGTCCGGGCATCACCGAGGACGCCAAGGCTGGTGCGGCGTCAACGGTGTCGATCGCACAATTCGGTTCCACCCGCAGTATCAACGCTGCGGTCGCCGCCGGGATCGCCATGCACACCTGGGTCGTCCAGCACGCCGACCTGGGTCTGGCCTGGTAGCGGAGCGCTGCGCAGCAGCACCCAGACCGCCAAGGCGGCCACCAGCATCAACACCGCGCCGGCGCCGGCCGCGATGGACAAGCCGGTGGTGAAGGCTTCCTTAGCCGCAGCCAGTAGTGGTTCAGCCTGTGCCGCAGGGAGATTGGCTGCCTCGCGGGTAGCTGCCGCCAGCGAGTCGCGAGCGTGCGCCGCGGTGTCGGCGGGGATCCCGGCGGGTACCACGAACCCGCGGTAGACGGCGGTGACGATGGAGCCCAGCGTGGCGATACCCAGCGCCATGCCGAGCTCGTAGGCGGTTTCGGACACCGCGGCGGCCGCCCCGGCCCGTTCCTTGGGCACGCTGGCCAGGATCACGTCGCTGGCGACGGTGAACGCCAGGCCCAGGCCCACACCGACCACGAACAGCGCCACGCCCAGTTGCGGATAGGACGTCTCAGGCTCGATCAGCGTCAGCGTCGCCATCGCCACGCCGACCATCGCCAATCCGGCGGTCAGCACCGCGCGCTGGGTGAACCAGCGCACCGCCAACCCGGCCAGCACACCGAACACCGTGGCGGTCACCGCTGCCGGCAGTTCGGCCAGCCCCGCCTGCAGCGGACTGTATCCCTTCACCAGCTGGAAGAACTGGGACAGGAAGAACACCAGACCCGAAAGGCCCAGCACCGAAAGCAGATTCGCGCTTACGACCCCGGAGAACGCCCGGTTGGCGAACAGCCGGACATCGATCAGCGGGCTGGGCAGGCGCAGCTGGCGACGGACGAACCAGATCAGCGCGGTGACGCCGACGGCTGCGGCGGCTGCCACGTCGGCCCGCAGACCGTGCACAGCGGTCTCCTTGACCGCGTAGACCACCGCGAGGATGCCGACCATGGACAGCGCGACCGAGGGCAGGTCCCACGGACCGGGATCGGGATTGCGGTGCTCAGGCAACAGGATCAACCCCCCGACCAGCAGCACGACCATGACCGGCACGTTGATCAGGAACACCGAACCCCACCAGAAGTGTTCGAGCAGCACCCCGCCGACGACCGGACCCAGGGCGGCGCCGGCAGAGAAGGATGCGGCCCAGATCCCCACGGCCAGCGAGCGTTCCCGTTGTTCACTGAAGATGCCGCGGATCAGTGCCAGCGTCGCTGGGGCCAGCGTCGCGCCGGCCACGCCCTGCAGGGCACGCCCGGCGATGAGCAACTCGGCGGTCGGCGCATAAGCGGTCAACGCCGAGACACCGGCAAATCCGACCGCCCCGCACAGCAGCAGCCGGCGGTGCCCGATGCGGTCACCGAGGCTGCCCATGCTGATCAGCAGGCTGGCCAGCACGAACGAGTAGATGTCACCGATCCACAGGATCTCGGTGCCCGTCGCGCCCAGGTCGCGACTGATGAACGGGGTGGCCAGGGCCAGCACCGTGCCGTCGATGCCGATCAGCAGCACGGCCAGGGTCAGGATGCCCAGCGCCAGCCAGCGGCGCGTCATGAGTTACGTACTCCGTTCAACAGCAGTTCGACGATCATGTGGCCGAAGTCGCGGCCGGCTGCCCGGCCGTTCTGGATGGCCCAGGCGGCGCCGGCGACCAGGTTGTAGAGCGCCTCGGTGAGCCAGGCCGCCGACAGATCGGGGCGGAATTCACCGCTGCGCTGGCCTCGCTCGAACAGTGCGCCGATCGCGGCGTCGGCGTCGGCCCACTCCTGCAGCGAGTGCTCCATGTCGAGTTCCTGGCTCTGGCTGTAGAGCAGGGCCAGATACGGCGAGACCGGTTCGCACGCCGCCACCAGCCGGCGCAACGCGTCGGTGGCCGAACCACGCTGCAGATCGGCGGTGTCGAGGGCCTGGCGCATCTGCGTGATCGCGAAGTCGTCGAGTGCGGCCAGCAGCGCCGGCTTGCCCGCGAAGTGGCGGTGCAGCGTGGCGCGGCTGACACCCACGGCGGCCGCGATCTCGTCCTGGGTGGCGTTGGGGCGCCGGCCCAGGAAGTCCGCCGCCGCGCGCAGCAGCTCCTCGCGTTCCACAGCCATGAGACGATAGTAGACCATTTGAGACAAAAATGTCTCATTCAATACCTGCGGAAGCGGGCCTCCCGAATGGCTCCCGGTGAGGCAGGATCATCACCATGGATCAGATGTGGGCCAACCGCGCGGCCAGCGCCGAAGCGGCCATCACCCGGCGCCACCTGCGGCGGGTGTGGGGCTTGCCCGGGACCCAGCTCGGCGTGGTGGCGTGGCCGGCCACCGGCCGATACCGACGTTTCGGTACCTGGCACTACTGGTGGCAGGCCCACCTGCTGGACAACCTGGTCGACGCCCAGCTGCGCGACCCGAACCCGGAACGACTCAAGACGATCGTCCGCCAGATCCGCGGACACCGGATCCGCAACGTCGGCCGATGGGTCAACGACTACTACGACGACATGGCGTGGCTGGCACTGGCGCTGGAACGCAGCGCACGGCTGCTCGGGGTGCACCGCGACAAGGCACTCGAGACGTTGGCTGATCAGTTCGTCCGGTCCTGGGTGCCCGAGGACGGCGGCGGCATCCCGTGGCGCAAGCAGGATCAGTTCTTCAACGCTCCCGCCAATGGTCCAGCCGCGATCTTCCTGGCCCGCCACGGAGATCGGTTGCGGCGCGCGCAGCAGATGGCCGACTGGATCGATGAGACGCTGATCGACCCGGACACCAAACTGGTCTTCGACGGCATCAAGGGCGGCTCGTTGGTTCGCGCCCAGTACACCTATTGCCAGGGGGTGGTGCTCGGGCTGGAAACCGAACTGGCCGTGCGGACCTCCGACGAGCGACACCGCACCCGGGTGCACCGGCTGGTCGCGGCGGTCGCCGAACACATGGCCCCCGACGGGGTGATCCGCGGCGCCGGCGGCGGTGACGGCGGACTGTTCAACGGCATCCTGGCGCGCTATCTGGCCCTGGTGGCCACTGAGCTCCCCTCGACCGGCGCCGACGATGACCAGGCCCGCCAGACCGCGCGGTCGCTGGTGACGACGTCGGCGCGGGCTGCCTGGGACAACCGCCAGACCGTCGACGGCATGCCGCTGTTCGGTGCGTTCTGGGACCGCCTTGCCGAGGTACCGACGGCTTCGGCCTTAGCCGCCCGATCCGTGGACGGCGCGGTCAATTCCTCGGAGATCCCCGAGCGCGATCTGTCGGTGCAGCTGTCGGGCTGGATGCTCATGGAAGCGGCCCATACCGTCGCGGGCGATGAATCGGATCCCGTCGCGGGCGAGAGTGACTGAAGCGACGGCCTCGCGGGGCTTCCCGCTGCTGCCGTCCCGGCGCAATCGCGGCAGCAAGGCCACCAGAACCACCGACAACACCGCCGCAGCGCTACTGCTGGCCAGCACCCTCGTCGCCATCCTGTGGGCCAATTCGCCGTGGGCGCAGAGCTATTGGGCGCTGCTGGAGACCCACGTCAGCGTCGGGCTGGGCACCCACCATTTCGAGATGTCGGTCAAACATCTCGTAAACGACGCGCTGATGGCGTTCTTCTTCTTCATCGTCGGTTTGGAAGTGACCCGCGAGTTCACCATCGGAGAGCTGACCGACCGGTCCCGCGCGGCGGTGCCGGTGGTCGCCGCGGCCGCCGGGCTGGTGATCCCGGCAATGGTGTTCCTGGCGTTCAATCCGACCGGGGAGAACGCCCATGCCTGGGGTGTGGTGATCTCGACCGACACCGCATTCCTGATCGGCGCACTGGCCATCATCAAGCCGGTGTTCCCGGCCCGTGTTCGGCTGTTCCTGATCACCCTGGCAGTCGTCGACGATGTCGGCGCGCTGGCCGCCATCGCGGTGTTCTATTCCGACAACATCCAGGTCGGTCCGCTGGTGGTGGCGCTGCTGCTGCTGGTCGCCCTGGTGTCGGTGCGCACACTGCCCACGCTGCGTGGACCGGCCTATGCGGTGCTGGGTGTGGCGTTGTGGGTCGCGCTGTATCTGGCCGGGATCCACCCGACGCTGGCCGGTGTCGCGGTGGCGCTGTCGATTCCGGTCTTCACCCCGGAGCGACGCCCGGTCGAACGCGCCGTCGAACAGATCCGGGCGTTCCGCCAGTCGCCGAACTCGGACTATGCACGGGCGGCCAGCCGGTCCCTGCGCGAGTCGATCTCGATCAACGACCGGCTGCAGACCTCGGTCGGGCCGGTGGTGGCCTTCGCGATTCTCCCGTTGTTCGCTCTGGTCAACGCCGGTGTCCGGCTGGACGCCCACACCGTGCGGACAGCGTTCGGGTCGTCGCTGACGTGGGGCATCATCGCCGGGTTGGTGATCGGCAAGTTCGTCGGTATCACCGGTGCGACGTGGTTGATGCGGCGAAGCGGTCTGGGTGTGCTGGTGCCGGGGCTGTCGCTGCGCCGCATTGCCGGTGGTGCTGCGCTGTCGGGCATCGGTTTCACGATCTCGTTGTTCATCGTCGAGATCGCCATCGCCGATCCGCAACGTCAGGACCTGGCCCGAATCGGCGTGCTGGCCGCCTCGGTGCTGGCTTTCGGGCTGGGTTGGCTGATCTTCCGGATCACCGACCGGATCAGTCCCCCCGAGCCGGTCGGCCTCAAGCTCATCCGTCCCGTCGACCCCGAGCGCGACCACGTGCGCGGTCGTCCGGACGCGCCGCTGGTGCTGGTCGAGTACGGCGACTTCGAATGCCCGTTCTGCAGCCGGGTGACCGGGATGATCGACGAGGTGCGGGCGCACTTCGGGGACGACCTGCTCTACGTGTGGCGGCACTTCCCGCTGGAACGGGCCCATCCGCGGGCCTTCGACGCGGCGCGGGCGGTCGAGGCGGCCGCGCTGCAGGGCAGGTTCTGGGAGATGGCGCACGAGCTGTTCGACCACCAGGACGACCTGGAGTGGTCGGACATGTACCGCTACGCGGTCACGGTCGGCTGCGACATCGAACGCTTCGACCAGGACGTGCGGGTGCACTCCTCGAAGGTGCTGCACCGGGTCACCGACGACGCCGACGACGCCGAGGAGATGGACCTCAACGCCACCCCGACGCTGTTCGTCAACGGGGTGCGTCACCGCGGTCCGTGGGACGCCGCCAGTTTGATCCGCGCGCTCGAACAGAGCCGACACCGTGGTGATCGCTGACCTCGACAACCGCTAGCGTGATCGCGTGCTGAGAGTTGTCATCAACCTGGTCCGCGGCGGCCTCATGGGCGTCGCCGAAGTCATCCCCGGAGTGAGTGGCGGAACGGTTGCACTGATCGTCGGTGTCTACCAGACGCTGATCAACGCGATCGCCAATGTGGTGCTCTCGCTGCGGCAGCTCATCGGCCTCGGTACCGGAAAACCATCTGCGCGTGCCTCCGCCACCACCTTCCGGGCATTGCCCTGGCCGACCTTGATTCCGGTGGCGATCGGCATGGTGATCGCGCTGATTCTGGGAGCGCGGTTCATCGAGCCGCTGCTGGAGGAGTATCCGGTCCGGATGCGGGCGCTGTTCTTCGGACTCGTGCTCGCCGGTGTGTTCGTGCCCGCGCATATGGTGGTCCGCACGGCTGGGGGCGCATGGCGCGCCAAGGATCTCGCCGTCGGCGCACTCGCGGCGGTCTTTCTGTTCTGGCTCACCGGCGTGCCCCCGGCCAACATCGCCGACCCGGGTCCGATCGTGATCGTGCTGGCCGCCGCAGTGGCGATCTGTGCACTGGTGCTACCCGGGGTCTCCGGTTCGTTCCTGCTGCTGTCGATCGGCATGTACGAGACGACCATCGGTGCGGTCAACGAGCGCAACTTCGGCTACATCGCACTGTTCGGATTGGGTGCCGTTCTGGGTCTGGCCTCGTTCGTCACGCTGCTGAGGTGGCTGCTCGCGCACCGTGCCCGCATCACCTTGGTGGTCATCACCGGGCTGATGGTGGGATCTCTGCGGGCGCTGTGGCCGTGGCAGTCCGCCGACCGCGATCTGCTGGCGCCGTCCACCGACATCCCCATGGTGGTGCTGCTGTTCGTCGCCGGCATGCTGGCCGTCGTCGGGCTGATCGTTGTCGAGCGTCGGCTGGGGATTTCCGAGGAGCAAGGCAGCGATTGACCGGCACCGATCCGGCGCCGCCGATAGTGTCGGCGACATGGTGCAACGCTCGCGAACTCATCGTGCGGTCCAGCTGGCAGGGGCCGGCCAACCGCTGACCCTCGTCGACGTCGAGACCCCATCGCCGGCACCCGGGCAGGTGCGCCTCGACGTGGCGGCCTGCGGGGTCTGCGGAACCGATCGCGAGTTTCACGCCGACCATTTTCCGGGTTTGCAATGGCCGCTCACGCTCGGCCACGAGATCGCCGGAACGGTCGCCGAGGTCGGGGACGGTGTCGAGGACTTCGCTGCCGGGGATCGGGTGGCGGTCGGCTGGTTCGGCGGGAACTGCAACCGGTGCATCCCGTGTCGCAAGGGCTTCGTCATGCAGTGCAAGCGCATGGAGGTGCCGAGCTGGCACTACCCTGGGGGCTACGCGGAATCGGTGACGGTGCCGTGGACGGCGCTCGCGCGGGTGCCCGAGGGTCTGTCGTTCGTCGAGGCGGCGCCGATGGGGTGTGCGGGGGTGACGACGTTCAACGGCCTGCGCCAGACGCGCGCCAAGGCCGGCGACCTGGTCGCGATCCTCGGCATCGGCGGGCTCGGACATCTCGGGGTGCAGTGGTCGCGGGCGATGGGTTTCGAGACCGTCGCGATCGCGCGCGGCACGGGCAAGGCTGATGAGACCGAGGAGTTGGGCGCCCACCACTACATCGACTCGACCGCGCAGGACGTTGCGGCCGAACTGCAGAAGCTCGGCGGGGCCGTTGCGGTGCTGGCCACTGCCAACAATGCCGAGGCGATGGCCGCGACGGTCGGCGGGCTGGGTCCGGGCGGTGAGCTCGTCGTCGTCGGTGTCACCGCGGACAACCTGCCGGTCAGTCCGCTGGACCTGATCAACGCCGGTCTGTCGGTGACCGGGCATCCGTCGGGGACGTCGCGCGACGTGGAGGAGACCATGCGCTTCGCGGTGCAGAGTGGGGTCCGTGCGCAGATCGAGGAGATGCCGCTGGCCCAGGCCGCCGAGGCGTACGCCGCGATGGACGAGGGACGGGCTCGCTACCGGATGGTGCTGACCGTGTGATGCGGCCGTTTTCCTGAGATACTGCGGTATGCCGATTGCCACGCCCGAGGTCTACGCCGAGATGCTGAGCCGTGCCAAGGAGCACGGGTTCGCCTTCCCGGCCATCAACTGTGTCGGTTCGGAGTCGGTGAACGCCGCGATCAAGGGTTTTGCCGACGCCGGTTCGGACGGCATCATCCAATTTTCCACCGGCGGAGCGGAATTCGCGTCCGGCCTGGGTGTCAAGGAGATGGTGACTGGCGCAGTCGCGCTGGCCGAGTTCACTCACGTCATCGCTGAGAAGTATCCGATCACGGTGGCGCTGCACACCGATCACTGCCCCAAGGACAAGCTCGACAGCTATGTCCGTCCGTTGCTGGCGGTGTCTGCCGAGCGGGTTGCCGGGGGGCGCAATCCGCTGTTCCAATCGCACATGTGGGACGGCTCTGCGGTTCCGATCGATGAAAAC from Mycobacterium sp. SMC-4 includes:
- a CDS encoding DUF368 domain-containing protein is translated as MLRVVINLVRGGLMGVAEVIPGVSGGTVALIVGVYQTLINAIANVVLSLRQLIGLGTGKPSARASATTFRALPWPTLIPVAIGMVIALILGARFIEPLLEEYPVRMRALFFGLVLAGVFVPAHMVVRTAGGAWRAKDLAVGALAAVFLFWLTGVPPANIADPGPIVIVLAAAVAICALVLPGVSGSFLLLSIGMYETTIGAVNERNFGYIALFGLGAVLGLASFVTLLRWLLAHRARITLVVITGLMVGSLRALWPWQSADRDLLAPSTDIPMVVLLFVAGMLAVVGLIVVERRLGISEEQGSD
- a CDS encoding MFS transporter is translated as MTRRWLALGILTLAVLLIGIDGTVLALATPFISRDLGATGTEILWIGDIYSFVLASLLISMGSLGDRIGHRRLLLCGAVGFAGVSALTAYAPTAELLIAGRALQGVAGATLAPATLALIRGIFSEQRERSLAVGIWAASFSAGAALGPVVGGVLLEHFWWGSVFLINVPVMVVLLVGGLILLPEHRNPDPGPWDLPSVALSMVGILAVVYAVKETAVHGLRADVAAAAAVGVTALIWFVRRQLRLPSPLIDVRLFANRAFSGVVSANLLSVLGLSGLVFFLSQFFQLVKGYSPLQAGLAELPAAVTATVFGVLAGLAVRWFTQRAVLTAGLAMVGVAMATLTLIEPETSYPQLGVALFVVGVGLGLAFTVASDVILASVPKERAGAAAAVSETAYELGMALGIATLGSIVTAVYRGFVVPAGIPADTAAHARDSLAAATREAANLPAAQAEPLLAAAKEAFTTGLSIAAGAGAVLMLVAALAVWVLLRSAPLPGQTQVGVLDDPGVHGDPGGDRSVDTAGGTELCDRHR
- the nhaA gene encoding Na+/H+ antiporter NhaA, with amino-acid sequence MTEATASRGFPLLPSRRNRGSKATRTTDNTAAALLLASTLVAILWANSPWAQSYWALLETHVSVGLGTHHFEMSVKHLVNDALMAFFFFIVGLEVTREFTIGELTDRSRAAVPVVAAAAGLVIPAMVFLAFNPTGENAHAWGVVISTDTAFLIGALAIIKPVFPARVRLFLITLAVVDDVGALAAIAVFYSDNIQVGPLVVALLLLVALVSVRTLPTLRGPAYAVLGVALWVALYLAGIHPTLAGVAVALSIPVFTPERRPVERAVEQIRAFRQSPNSDYARAASRSLRESISINDRLQTSVGPVVAFAILPLFALVNAGVRLDAHTVRTAFGSSLTWGIIAGLVIGKFVGITGATWLMRRSGLGVLVPGLSLRRIAGGAALSGIGFTISLFIVEIAIADPQRQDLARIGVLAASVLAFGLGWLIFRITDRISPPEPVGLKLIRPVDPERDHVRGRPDAPLVLVEYGDFECPFCSRVTGMIDEVRAHFGDDLLYVWRHFPLERAHPRAFDAARAVEAAALQGRFWEMAHELFDHQDDLEWSDMYRYAVTVGCDIERFDQDVRVHSSKVLHRVTDDADDAEEMDLNATPTLFVNGVRHRGPWDAASLIRALEQSRHRGDR
- a CDS encoding alcohol dehydrogenase catalytic domain-containing protein codes for the protein MVQRSRTHRAVQLAGAGQPLTLVDVETPSPAPGQVRLDVAACGVCGTDREFHADHFPGLQWPLTLGHEIAGTVAEVGDGVEDFAAGDRVAVGWFGGNCNRCIPCRKGFVMQCKRMEVPSWHYPGGYAESVTVPWTALARVPEGLSFVEAAPMGCAGVTTFNGLRQTRAKAGDLVAILGIGGLGHLGVQWSRAMGFETVAIARGTGKADETEELGAHHYIDSTAQDVAAELQKLGGAVAVLATANNAEAMAATVGGLGPGGELVVVGVTADNLPVSPLDLINAGLSVTGHPSGTSRDVEETMRFAVQSGVRAQIEEMPLAQAAEAYAAMDEGRARYRMVLTV
- the ttfA gene encoding trehalose monomycolate transport factor TtfA is translated as MVPLWFTLSALCFVGAAVLLYVDHDRRRGLGRRRKSWAKSHGFDYEQESLDILKRWKRGVMSTVGDVRARNVVLGQIRGEAVFIFDLDDVATIIALHRKVGTNVVVDMRLKGLKEPRESDIWLLGAIGPRMVYSTNLDAARRACDRRMVTFAHTAPDCAEIMWNEPNWTLVSMPITSTRAQWDEGLRTVRQFNDLLRVLPPVPSTSGQPVARRSGSPSRPLSHAPAGRGEPPPRPDMPTRGEMPPPRKDAAGPPSNYGPPRPDAGRRGPQPPSAPQPPGGRQSPNYQR
- a CDS encoding RNA methyltransferase produces the protein MSDAELPGPTEWGDGNGVGPWPGPAPDDPRLDPELLRDGDSRNVVDAYRYWTREAIVADIDHRRHRLHVAIENFGNDANIGGVVRAANAFAVHTVHIVGRRRWNRRGAMVTDRYQRLRHHDSTAELLAFAAQEGLTVVAVDNVPGAARLEQTALPRDCLLIFGQEGPGITEDAKAGAASTVSIAQFGSTRSINAAVAAGIAMHTWVVQHADLGLAW
- a CDS encoding SDR family oxidoreductase, whose translation is MSRPVALITGPTAGLGEGFARRYAADGYDLVLVARDAERLDRLASELRDLVGVQVEVLPADLAVEADRLAVAERLRAGVRVLVNNAGFGTSGEFWSSDFAQLRKQLDVNVTAVMQLTHAALPSMLAAGAGTVLNVASVAGLLPGRGSTYSASKAWVVSFSEGLANGLSGTGVGVHALCPGFVHTEFHERAGIDMAGTPSMLWLEVDDVVRDTMADVAKGKVVIIPGLQYKALTTAGRMVPRNLVRALTKVVGKGRDRT
- a CDS encoding TetR/AcrR family transcriptional regulator, whose amino-acid sequence is MAVEREELLRAAADFLGRRPNATQDEIAAAVGVSRATLHRHFAGKPALLAALDDFAITQMRQALDTADLQRGSATDALRRLVAACEPVSPYLALLYSQSQELDMEHSLQEWADADAAIGALFERGQRSGEFRPDLSAAWLTEALYNLVAGAAWAIQNGRAAGRDFGHMIVELLLNGVRNS
- a CDS encoding glycoside hydrolase family 76 protein; this translates as MDQMWANRAASAEAAITRRHLRRVWGLPGTQLGVVAWPATGRYRRFGTWHYWWQAHLLDNLVDAQLRDPNPERLKTIVRQIRGHRIRNVGRWVNDYYDDMAWLALALERSARLLGVHRDKALETLADQFVRSWVPEDGGGIPWRKQDQFFNAPANGPAAIFLARHGDRLRRAQQMADWIDETLIDPDTKLVFDGIKGGSLVRAQYTYCQGVVLGLETELAVRTSDERHRTRVHRLVAAVAEHMAPDGVIRGAGGGDGGLFNGILARYLALVATELPSTGADDDQARQTARSLVTTSARAAWDNRQTVDGMPLFGAFWDRLAEVPTASALAARSVDGAVNSSEIPERDLSVQLSGWMLMEAAHTVAGDESDPVAGESD